Proteins encoded by one window of Lacipirellulaceae bacterium:
- a CDS encoding sigma-70 family RNA polymerase sigma factor — protein sequence MAITDTTAQRYTAKDPDVRLMLKVRDDDAAAFEQLVNNYQHRLVSLMTHLVGKRDMAEDLAQDVFLRVYRARKRYVPGSKFSTWLFTIANNVASNARRSLARRQEINLAARHSGEENFNGLEAQALAASGQMPTRQLDKEELRDIVNLAVATLDDRQKMAVLLNKFEHMSYEEIGEVMQLSTSAVKSLLSRARGNLRDVIGPYLQKGAKVE from the coding sequence TTGGCCATCACTGATACCACAGCCCAGCGATACACGGCAAAAGATCCGGATGTCCGGCTCATGCTCAAGGTGCGCGATGACGACGCTGCCGCCTTCGAGCAGCTCGTGAATAACTACCAGCATCGGCTCGTTTCGTTGATGACCCATTTGGTCGGCAAGCGCGACATGGCTGAGGATCTAGCGCAAGATGTTTTCCTACGCGTTTACCGCGCTCGGAAACGCTACGTGCCTGGTTCTAAGTTTTCGACATGGTTGTTCACGATCGCCAATAACGTGGCGTCGAATGCGCGGCGGTCACTCGCTCGTCGTCAGGAGATCAACCTTGCCGCACGTCATAGTGGTGAAGAGAACTTCAACGGACTGGAAGCACAAGCACTCGCGGCTAGTGGCCAGATGCCCACCCGACAACTCGACAAAGAAGAATTACGTGACATCGTAAACCTCGCTGTGGCGACGCTTGACGATCGACAAAAAATGGCCGTGCTACTCAACAAGTTTGAACACATGAGCTACGAAGAGATCGGCGAAGTCATGCAGTTGAGCACCTCGGCCGTAAAATCGTTGCTCTCCAGAGCCCGTGGCAATCTGCGAGATGTCATCGGCCCTTATTTGCAGAAGGGGGCGAAAGTTGAGTAA
- a CDS encoding carbon storage regulator, with protein MLVLTRKEDESIRIGDDIVVKVVKTHGGRVRLAIEAPLEVPILRGELDFSESGGQTTAETLVS; from the coding sequence ATGTTGGTACTTACTCGAAAGGAAGATGAATCCATTCGCATCGGCGACGACATTGTTGTGAAGGTCGTCAAAACTCACGGCGGGCGTGTGCGGCTCGCCATCGAAGCTCCCCTGGAAGTGCCGATTCTTCGCGGCGAGCTCGATTTCTCTGAAAGTGGCGGCCAAACCACCGCCGAAACGCTGGTTTCCTAG
- a CDS encoding MarR family transcriptional regulator, with the protein METPHLEELLLVALRRITRAISLRSQVLQKEIGLTSPQLAALHAIARLQPVATGKIATELHLGQPTVTGIITRLEQGGFITRTRGASDRRSVAITLTAKGSESLATAPSLLESKFRKELGSLPEWEQGQILSTLQRVADMMQVNPDNPGAKLDVAQPGEAPSKTTP; encoded by the coding sequence ATGGAAACCCCTCACCTCGAAGAGCTGCTGCTCGTCGCCCTGCGACGCATCACACGGGCGATTAGTTTGCGTTCGCAGGTCTTGCAGAAAGAGATCGGGCTCACCTCGCCGCAGCTAGCAGCGCTTCACGCGATTGCTCGCTTGCAGCCCGTGGCGACCGGCAAGATCGCTACGGAGTTGCACCTTGGTCAGCCAACCGTCACCGGTATTATCACGCGGCTTGAGCAAGGCGGTTTCATCACCCGGACTCGCGGTGCAAGCGATCGACGCAGCGTTGCGATCACGCTGACCGCGAAAGGCTCCGAGAGCCTCGCCACGGCACCCTCGTTGCTCGAGTCGAAATTCCGTAAAGAACTTGGCAGCCTGCCCGAGTGGGAGCAGGGTCAGATCCTTTCAACTTTGCAGCGCGTGGCCGACATGATGCAAGTCAATCCGGATAATCCGGGTGCCAAGCTAGACGTTGCTCAGCCAGGCGAAGCTCCTAGCAAGACAACACCGTGA
- a CDS encoding endonuclease/exonuclease/phosphatase family protein has product MITDEAATNDPTPSRRLWRQRFFLITSTLLCLAVAHVYWHQPDALAAVTLIPAWCWIVPAYVLLRYGMNRTHRAESWLSLLLWGVFFGLFVDEIPSLWRGLTSTASAERPAYDRPEAIRVVTANCSQGTIEAVTRTLEFQPSILLLQESPGKEALSEIAVEYFGDGESLLHGQDTSILAKGKITAHEVPRDVKCRMARVELTDGPTLLVVCLRLTPPPARIDFCSPEFWKAHAENRRQHRQELLDILAEVESLNSSHPVLIGGDFNLQPRDTALDSLRKNFRDAFREVGHGWGHTGTNAFPLFRVDMLWSSETLKPLSVIADYNEASDHRLVVGDFVVE; this is encoded by the coding sequence GTGATTACTGACGAAGCGGCAACGAACGATCCAACACCTTCACGCCGTTTGTGGCGTCAACGCTTCTTCTTGATCACTTCGACACTGCTTTGTTTAGCCGTTGCTCACGTCTATTGGCATCAACCTGACGCGTTGGCGGCGGTGACGCTGATCCCCGCTTGGTGTTGGATTGTTCCTGCTTACGTCCTGCTCCGATACGGGATGAATCGGACGCATCGTGCGGAATCGTGGCTCAGCTTGCTACTTTGGGGCGTGTTCTTCGGACTGTTCGTCGACGAAATCCCCAGCCTGTGGCGCGGGCTGACGTCGACCGCTTCCGCTGAGCGACCGGCCTATGACAGACCGGAGGCAATTCGCGTTGTTACCGCAAATTGCTCTCAAGGAACGATTGAGGCGGTAACACGCACGCTCGAGTTTCAGCCCTCGATTCTTCTGCTCCAGGAATCCCCGGGGAAAGAAGCACTTTCAGAGATCGCTGTGGAGTACTTCGGTGACGGCGAAAGCCTACTCCACGGACAAGACACGTCGATCTTGGCGAAGGGAAAGATCACAGCTCACGAAGTGCCGCGAGATGTGAAATGCCGTATGGCGAGGGTGGAACTTACTGACGGGCCGACGCTGTTAGTCGTGTGCCTGCGACTCACGCCTCCGCCGGCGCGCATCGATTTTTGCAGTCCTGAATTCTGGAAGGCACACGCCGAGAATCGTCGCCAGCATCGGCAAGAACTCTTGGACATATTAGCTGAGGTAGAGAGTCTCAACAGTTCACATCCCGTGTTGATTGGTGGAGACTTCAATTTGCAACCGCGTGACACAGCGCTCGATTCGCTCAGAAAGAACTTTCGCGACGCGTTTCGTGAAGTTGGCCACGGCTGGGGGCACACGGGGACGAACGCCTTTCCGCTGTTCCGAGTCGACATGCTGTGGTCGAGCGAAACACTCAAACCGCTGAGCGTGATCGCCGATTACAACGAGGCGTCAGACCACCGGCTAGTAGTTGGCGATTTCGTAGTGGAGTAG
- a CDS encoding PA0069 family radical SAM protein gives MRHGSHLDPPNRFESVSTVADWEQLSPEQLVEEATLDREVVYLEDTAQSIVSENQSPDIPFRWSLNPYRGCVHACPYCYARNSHEYLGLNAGRDFETRIFVKHHAAKLFREFLAKKSYQCEQIAFSGVTDCYQPVERKLRLTRACLEVARECHQPISIVTKNKLVLRDLDLLAKQAARSLANVGISLTTLDPPLARDMEPRTSTPLARLDAIEKLSSSGVPVRVMVAPVIPGLNDHEIPAILKAARDAGATEANYILLRLPLTVEPVFLEWIKRVRPTHAEKVESFIRETRGGKMYDSKQGQRMTGTGERAKQVGELFGVFREQLGYKRLPPLDTSQFVRPEKDVRQARLF, from the coding sequence ATGCGTCACGGCTCGCATCTCGATCCGCCGAACCGTTTTGAGTCGGTTTCCACCGTCGCCGATTGGGAACAGCTTTCACCCGAGCAGCTGGTTGAAGAAGCGACGCTCGACCGCGAGGTCGTGTATCTGGAGGATACGGCTCAGTCGATAGTTTCGGAGAACCAGTCACCGGACATTCCGTTTCGTTGGAGCTTGAATCCCTATCGTGGTTGCGTCCACGCTTGCCCTTATTGTTACGCCCGCAACTCGCATGAGTACTTGGGTTTGAACGCGGGGCGTGATTTTGAAACACGGATCTTTGTGAAGCACCATGCGGCTAAATTGTTTCGCGAGTTTCTTGCGAAGAAAAGTTATCAGTGCGAGCAGATCGCCTTCTCTGGCGTGACCGATTGCTACCAGCCGGTCGAGCGGAAGCTACGACTCACACGAGCCTGCTTAGAGGTCGCCCGTGAGTGTCATCAGCCCATCAGCATCGTCACGAAGAACAAGCTCGTCCTCCGCGATTTAGATCTGCTCGCCAAACAAGCCGCCCGTAGCTTAGCCAACGTGGGCATTTCGCTAACGACCCTCGACCCCCCCTTAGCCCGCGACATGGAACCTCGTACTAGTACACCGCTAGCCAGGCTCGACGCGATTGAAAAGCTCTCCAGCAGTGGTGTGCCGGTGCGGGTAATGGTCGCCCCGGTGATTCCCGGGCTAAACGATCACGAAATCCCGGCAATTCTCAAAGCCGCTCGTGACGCGGGGGCGACCGAGGCAAACTACATACTGCTCCGCTTGCCATTGACCGTCGAACCGGTCTTCCTTGAGTGGATCAAGCGCGTTCGTCCCACCCATGCCGAGAAGGTCGAGAGCTTCATCCGCGAAACCCGTGGCGGCAAAATGTATGACAGCAAGCAAGGCCAACGCATGACGGGCACCGGCGAACGAGCCAAACAAGTGGGCGAACTCTTTGGCGTTTTTCGTGAGCAATTAGGCTACAAGAGACTGCCACCGCTCGACACAAGCCAGTTCGTGAGGCCAGAAAAAGACGTCAGGCAGGCGCGTTTATTCTGA
- a CDS encoding ABC transporter permease, whose product MQNELPTETSTDVEESNLDTSVVSRGFWGEAWQRFKRRKLAMISLCFVGFLALVALFSPMIVGTKPIVCKYKGQLYFPMMGYFNSGWENPIFRKDRFRNRYQSSLEKKDPESWAVWPLVYQDPYRRIRKGEWVYEDGTKHPGNPSGTNGKPSSLNWFGTNQQGFDVFAQMVHGTQIALSVGFVSMGIAAAIGIAVGALAGYLGGWVDMLLSRFIEVVMCIPSLVLILAMVAMLDNVTNWHLMAIVGVTSWTGIARLTRGEFLKLKEMEFITAARALGASRPRIMFRHVLRNALAPVLVPITFGIAAAILIESGLSYLGFGASPPNPSWGTLLKSGRTTIQQTWWLIVFPGTAIFLTVLAYNLIGEGLQEATDPRLRQDSH is encoded by the coding sequence ATGCAGAACGAACTACCCACCGAAACGTCCACGGATGTCGAAGAAAGCAATCTCGACACATCGGTCGTTTCGCGTGGTTTCTGGGGCGAGGCGTGGCAGCGATTCAAGCGGCGAAAGCTGGCGATGATCTCGCTCTGCTTCGTTGGCTTTCTCGCTTTGGTTGCGCTGTTCTCCCCGATGATCGTCGGAACGAAGCCAATCGTTTGCAAGTACAAGGGGCAGCTCTACTTCCCAATGATGGGCTACTTCAACAGTGGCTGGGAGAATCCGATCTTTCGTAAGGATCGGTTCCGCAATCGATACCAATCAAGCCTCGAGAAGAAAGACCCCGAGAGTTGGGCTGTTTGGCCTTTGGTCTACCAAGATCCTTACCGTCGCATTCGCAAAGGCGAATGGGTGTACGAAGACGGTACGAAGCATCCGGGGAATCCCTCTGGGACGAACGGTAAACCGAGTTCACTGAATTGGTTTGGTACGAACCAGCAGGGCTTTGACGTCTTCGCTCAAATGGTCCATGGGACGCAGATCGCGTTGAGTGTCGGCTTTGTCTCGATGGGCATTGCTGCCGCGATTGGCATTGCAGTCGGGGCACTAGCCGGCTACTTGGGCGGGTGGGTCGATATGCTGCTCAGCCGCTTTATCGAAGTCGTGATGTGCATCCCTTCGCTCGTGCTGATCCTGGCGATGGTGGCGATGCTCGACAACGTGACCAACTGGCACCTGATGGCAATCGTCGGAGTGACGAGTTGGACGGGTATCGCCCGGCTCACGCGTGGTGAGTTCCTCAAGCTCAAGGAAATGGAGTTCATCACGGCCGCGCGGGCGCTGGGAGCGAGCCGTCCGCGGATTATGTTCCGTCACGTCTTACGGAACGCGCTTGCCCCCGTCCTGGTGCCGATCACGTTCGGCATTGCCGCGGCAATCCTTATCGAAAGCGGTTTGAGCTATCTCGGCTTTGGCGCCTCGCCCCCGAACCCCAGTTGGGGGACGCTTCTCAAGAGCGGAAGAACCACCATCCAGCAAACCTGGTGGTTGATCGTCTTCCCTGGCACGGCAATCTTCCTGACGGTGCTCGCCTACAACCTCATCGGCGAAGGCTTACAGGAAGCAACCGACCCGCGACTGCGGCAAGATTCGCACTGA
- a CDS encoding ABC transporter permease, whose product MTNYLIRRLGLGLLTLFLITMLIYLLIRAMPGSPLTADPANLDPSRQRSAEAQEALEKQFGLHLPPIEAYFTIWLKNLVQGDLGVSIPQNRRPVSELIAERAPPTLLLSVTSLALTYLLSIPLGLWSSAKADTFAERTVSTVLYMLYSLPGFVAALYLQLLFYVKLDWLPLFGLQSDDYESFTTLGKAWDLLKHSLMPIICFTYGSLAYYSRFIRANMQEVIRQDFVRTAKAKGVTPGRIIWHHAFRNTLIPLVTLMGLTLPSILSGAVILEQIFAWPGMGSLFFEAIGQRDYPTIMGLTLMFSVLTLAGQLLADVLYAVVDPRVTYH is encoded by the coding sequence ATGACCAACTATTTGATTCGTCGCCTCGGGCTTGGGCTGCTCACGCTGTTTTTGATCACGATGCTGATCTATCTGCTGATCCGCGCGATGCCGGGTTCGCCGCTGACCGCGGACCCCGCCAACTTAGATCCTAGCCGGCAACGGTCGGCTGAAGCTCAGGAAGCGCTCGAAAAACAGTTTGGCTTACACCTCCCACCAATCGAAGCCTACTTTACGATCTGGCTGAAGAATCTGGTGCAGGGAGATTTGGGCGTCTCGATCCCTCAAAATCGCCGTCCGGTCTCGGAGCTGATTGCCGAACGAGCGCCGCCGACATTGCTGCTCTCGGTTACTTCGTTAGCGCTCACTTACCTACTCTCAATTCCCTTGGGACTCTGGTCCTCTGCCAAGGCGGATACTTTTGCGGAGAGAACTGTCAGTACGGTGCTGTACATGTTGTACTCGCTTCCGGGTTTCGTGGCGGCGTTATATTTGCAGTTGTTGTTCTATGTAAAACTCGACTGGTTGCCTTTGTTTGGTTTGCAATCCGATGATTACGAATCATTCACAACCCTCGGCAAAGCGTGGGACCTGCTGAAGCACTCGCTGATGCCGATCATTTGTTTCACTTACGGGTCACTCGCCTACTATTCACGGTTTATTCGCGCCAACATGCAGGAAGTGATTCGGCAAGACTTCGTCCGCACGGCGAAGGCGAAGGGTGTCACCCCGGGGCGGATTATTTGGCATCACGCTTTTCGTAACACATTGATTCCACTGGTAACGCTCATGGGACTTACCCTGCCGAGTATCCTTAGCGGTGCGGTGATTCTCGAGCAGATTTTTGCCTGGCCGGGGATGGGAAGCCTTTTTTTTGAGGCCATCGGCCAGCGCGATTATCCCACGATCATGGGACTGACGCTGATGTTTTCCGTGCTGACGCTCGCTGGGCAGTTGTTGGCTGACGTTTTGTATGCCGTGGTAGATCCTCGGGTAACGTATCACTGA
- a CDS encoding ABC transporter substrate-binding protein → MSLTDRFALSVRISSLFSSLVLAFFMLATLAGCSSKSDPETKQAEDSKQEQSEAPEDSEASEQDSEETADSDIPDSDEPFELGNALNPFDPPSLEEVDKIADWQDRPVYDAEEALREELAEEGGPRVSVAEALKLKNDFPKSKAANDKILSALGQLAPPDGSGVDYDQTFVRQVIGDIGTTNPLFVQTVSEFEYAGFTGLSFPGFNRRFEWYLPTSHFVSWQTSKDGMMDKVVLRDDLTWSDGKPLTAHDVAFSFKVIMSDHPELIIPAVRQGTEEIKAIVAYDDQTLVYFHNEALATNTGNMNFPVIPKHIYEKSLAEDPSMKKSSYHRKLEKNPVVAGAYTLKSRKRGQEFVVERRESFYMHNGKQVRKKPYIKQIRVKIITDINTALLAQKAGDIHSMELRPEQWESQTNGNDFYKQNTKVTALDWSAFNFCWNMETRYFEDRRVRWAMSYAVDYDELLNTICRGLYQHGQGTYHPTSPMFPRQGIEMITQDLDKAEDLLDEAGWDDSDGDGIRDKKFGDKLVPFEFTLMTYQSDTGIQTATLMKECLDQIGIIAHVKPTEFAVMTDKLMKREYDASMNGWGTGADPDTSSNIWKTGENRNYPGYSNPEVDKHFEDAKRELDRDKRMAHYGEIQKLLWDDQPYTWLFYRNSFYAFNKKLRGYNFSPRGPYDYSPGIDSIYVPAKAL, encoded by the coding sequence ATGTCTTTGACTGACCGTTTTGCCCTGTCCGTTCGCATTTCCTCGCTGTTTTCTTCTCTGGTGCTCGCGTTTTTCATGCTAGCAACCCTTGCCGGTTGCTCATCGAAATCAGACCCCGAGACGAAACAAGCTGAGGATTCGAAGCAAGAGCAAAGCGAGGCCCCAGAGGACTCGGAAGCAAGTGAGCAAGACAGTGAGGAGACGGCCGATAGCGATATTCCTGACTCCGATGAACCTTTCGAGCTGGGTAATGCCCTCAATCCGTTCGATCCACCCAGTCTGGAAGAAGTCGACAAGATAGCCGACTGGCAAGATCGCCCCGTCTACGATGCGGAGGAAGCGCTGCGTGAGGAACTAGCCGAAGAAGGTGGGCCAAGGGTTTCTGTGGCCGAGGCCCTCAAACTAAAGAACGATTTCCCCAAGTCCAAAGCGGCCAACGACAAGATACTTTCCGCCTTGGGGCAGCTTGCTCCTCCGGATGGCTCCGGGGTGGACTACGATCAGACCTTTGTACGGCAAGTGATCGGCGACATCGGCACAACCAATCCGTTGTTCGTGCAGACGGTCAGCGAGTTTGAGTATGCCGGCTTCACAGGCCTCAGCTTCCCGGGGTTCAACCGACGGTTTGAATGGTATCTGCCGACGAGCCACTTCGTTTCTTGGCAGACCAGTAAAGACGGCATGATGGACAAGGTTGTCTTGCGAGACGACCTTACCTGGTCCGACGGCAAACCGCTGACGGCCCACGACGTAGCGTTTTCTTTCAAAGTGATCATGTCGGATCATCCCGAGTTGATCATCCCCGCGGTCCGGCAAGGGACGGAGGAGATCAAAGCGATTGTCGCCTACGATGACCAGACCTTGGTTTACTTCCACAACGAAGCGCTCGCCACGAACACCGGGAACATGAATTTCCCCGTCATCCCGAAGCACATCTATGAGAAGAGCCTTGCCGAAGACCCTTCGATGAAAAAGAGCAGCTACCATCGCAAGTTGGAGAAAAACCCCGTCGTTGCTGGTGCGTATACGCTAAAGAGTAGGAAACGCGGGCAAGAGTTTGTCGTTGAGCGACGCGAAAGTTTCTACATGCACAACGGTAAACAAGTGCGTAAGAAGCCGTACATTAAGCAAATCCGTGTGAAGATCATCACGGATATCAACACGGCGTTGCTAGCGCAGAAAGCCGGTGATATTCATTCGATGGAGCTGCGTCCTGAGCAGTGGGAAAGTCAGACCAACGGAAACGATTTTTACAAACAGAACACGAAAGTCACGGCTCTCGATTGGTCAGCCTTCAACTTCTGCTGGAACATGGAGACACGCTACTTCGAAGATCGTCGCGTTCGCTGGGCAATGTCTTATGCCGTGGATTACGACGAACTACTGAACACGATCTGCCGCGGGCTCTACCAACACGGGCAGGGGACCTACCATCCCACCTCGCCGATGTTTCCCAGGCAGGGCATCGAAATGATTACGCAAGACCTCGACAAGGCTGAGGACTTGCTCGACGAGGCGGGCTGGGACGACAGCGACGGCGATGGCATTCGCGATAAGAAGTTTGGCGACAAGCTGGTGCCGTTTGAGTTCACTCTGATGACTTACCAAAGCGACACGGGCATTCAGACGGCAACGCTGATGAAGGAATGTCTCGATCAGATCGGCATCATCGCCCACGTGAAACCAACCGAGTTTGCTGTGATGACCGATAAGCTGATGAAACGTGAGTACGACGCCTCAATGAACGGCTGGGGGACCGGCGCGGATCCTGATACGTCTTCTAACATCTGGAAAACTGGCGAGAACCGTAACTATCCTGGGTACTCGAATCCCGAAGTCGACAAGCATTTCGAAGATGCCAAGCGCGAGCTGGATCGCGACAAACGGATGGCTCACTACGGGGAGATTCAGAAGTTGCTCTGGGACGATCAGCCCTACACTTGGTTGTTCTATCGCAACTCGTTCTACGCGTTCAACAAGAAGCTGCGAGGGTACAACTTCAGCCCGCGTGGACCCTACGATTACTCGCCGGGAATCGATAGCATCTATGTTCCTGCGAAAGCGCTCTAG